The following are encoded in a window of Clostridium thermarum genomic DNA:
- the proB gene encoding glutamate 5-kinase, translating into MTVERREAFMKDVKRVVIKVGSSTLTYPNGLFNLGRIESLVRQISNLHNRGLEVILVSSGAIAAGMGRLGLKEKPKSMSRKQACAAVGQVRLMHMYDKIFGEYGKTTAQILITKDDTVDKKRLRHAKNTFSALFKEKVIPIVNENDAITTEEIKIGDNDTLSAYVCKLVQGDLLILMSDIDGLYNCNPNVNKDAKLISYVSAVTDEIASCAEGAGTKLGTGGMITKLRAASIVNNSGAAMVIVNGSETDILNRVLNGEEVGTFFDCSSI; encoded by the coding sequence ATGACTGTAGAACGAAGAGAAGCTTTCATGAAAGATGTAAAAAGAGTTGTCATAAAGGTAGGGTCCTCTACTTTGACATATCCTAACGGACTCTTTAATTTGGGAAGAATAGAAAGTTTGGTTAGGCAGATTTCCAATCTACATAACAGGGGACTGGAAGTTATTTTGGTAAGCTCAGGAGCTATTGCCGCCGGCATGGGGAGATTGGGATTAAAGGAAAAGCCTAAATCCATGTCAAGAAAACAGGCCTGCGCCGCTGTTGGACAGGTAAGATTAATGCACATGTATGACAAGATATTTGGAGAATATGGCAAGACTACAGCCCAAATTCTTATCACAAAGGACGATACAGTAGATAAAAAGAGACTAAGGCATGCAAAAAACACATTTTCAGCTCTATTTAAAGAAAAAGTAATTCCAATTGTCAATGAAAATGATGCTATTACTACAGAAGAAATTAAGATCGGAGATAATGACACCTTATCTGCATATGTATGTAAGCTGGTTCAAGGTGATTTACTGATACTGATGTCAGATATAGATGGTTTATATAATTGTAACCCTAACGTCAACAAGGATGCTAAGCTCATCAGCTATGTAAGTGCTGTTACTGATGAAATTGCCTCCTGTGCTGAAGGAGCCGGTACAAAGCTAGGAACCGGAGGAATGATTACAAAGCTGAGAGCGGCAAGCATAGTGAATAACTCAGGAGCAGCTATGGTTATCGTAAACGGCTCAGAGACGGACATATTGAACAGAGTACTAAATGGTGAGGAAGTTGGAACGTTTTTTGATTGTTCAAGCATTTAA
- the ndk gene encoding nucleoside-diphosphate kinase, which translates to MERTLVLIKPDAVKRSLVGEIISFYEKRTLKVTELKMLQADRETAEKHYEEHKGRPYYETLINYIIEDKIVALVVEGDNAVEVVRKINGDKDPLVSELASIRGMYSNHKTRNLVHASDSVENAEREIAIWFNK; encoded by the coding sequence ATGGAAAGAACTTTAGTGCTAATCAAACCAGATGCAGTGAAAAGATCACTGGTAGGGGAGATAATTAGCTTTTATGAAAAAAGGACATTAAAGGTTACAGAACTAAAGATGTTACAAGCTGATAGGGAGACGGCTGAAAAGCATTATGAAGAGCATAAAGGCAGGCCTTATTATGAAACTTTAATAAATTACATCATTGAAGATAAGATAGTTGCATTAGTAGTTGAGGGGGATAACGCCGTTGAGGTAGTTAGGAAAATAAATGGAGATAAGGATCCCTTAGTATCAGAATTAGCTAGTATAAGAGGAATGTATTCAAATCATAAGACCAGGAATTTAGTGCATGCTTCCGACAGTGTGGAGAATGCAGAAAGAGAAATTGCAATTTGGTTTAATAAATAG
- a CDS encoding ATP-dependent helicase, protein MLDIYQSEIVNSKDKNMLVVASPGSGKTTVIINRAGYLIKVRGINPKSIVIITFTKAAALNMKRRFKALFPGFQEPFFGTFHSLFYSILKNQRTSINIISSAESYYVIERTLKRYMGEITEDRIKDILNVISSYKTGYKTLDQLSDYININVLKQCISEYETYKKNKDLLDFDDLQIGVAELFKSDSKVLQVYNKRFTHILVDEFQDCDNMQIDILKKLCKGNSIFAVGDEDQCIYGFRGARPDYMVNFSENFEGGTKWFLTNNYRSVKNIVAISGNLIKNNKIRNVKKFYAVKSQDGQITCERYFDDRKQGDGIAAKIISYVEKGLGKYSDNAVLYRTNMEARALIDSFIRNKIPFTLLDKSYNFFNHFICKDMLSYINLSLDTARREDFKRIINKPFRYISKVNLDKLSNYKFKEDCFEVICKIPSLPYFQYKELMNLRRDVLKISQMDIGSVTDYIYLKLNYKKYLEEYCIKYNISKKDMEEILEEFNQSISSFNSLSDFISHIKIVEEEIKKDSAGDVDTVLLSTIHGVKGMEFKNVHIINCVQGIIPYYRGDRPNDMEEERRLFYVGITRAKENLFLSLPLYIKGKSKEESNFISECGIINRIDYTNQYPLGSKVQHKSFGTGIVVEITADKIAIKFKDNITRDFEVHKVISHNLLIKMA, encoded by the coding sequence ATGCTAGATATTTATCAAAGTGAAATAGTTAATTCAAAGGACAAAAATATGCTTGTAGTGGCATCACCGGGCAGTGGTAAAACTACAGTTATTATAAATCGAGCAGGATATTTAATCAAGGTAAGAGGAATAAATCCCAAGTCCATTGTAATTATTACCTTTACAAAGGCTGCAGCCCTAAATATGAAAAGAAGGTTTAAAGCGTTGTTTCCCGGCTTTCAGGAACCCTTCTTTGGAACCTTTCACTCTCTCTTTTATAGTATACTCAAAAATCAAAGAACAAGTATAAATATTATAAGCAGTGCAGAGAGTTACTATGTCATAGAGAGGACTCTTAAAAGATATATGGGAGAGATCACTGAAGATAGAATAAAAGACATATTGAATGTTATATCGTCATACAAGACCGGATATAAAACTCTGGACCAGCTTTCTGACTACATTAATATAAATGTCCTTAAGCAGTGTATAAGTGAATATGAAACCTATAAAAAGAACAAGGACCTATTAGACTTTGACGACCTTCAAATAGGTGTGGCAGAGCTTTTTAAAAGTGACAGTAAAGTGCTTCAGGTATATAATAAGAGATTCACTCATATATTGGTGGACGAATTTCAGGACTGTGATAATATGCAGATAGACATATTGAAAAAATTATGTAAGGGTAATTCTATTTTTGCGGTTGGTGATGAAGACCAGTGTATTTACGGGTTCAGAGGGGCTAGGCCGGATTATATGGTGAACTTCAGTGAAAACTTTGAAGGTGGAACAAAGTGGTTTCTAACCAATAACTACAGAAGCGTTAAAAACATAGTAGCAATATCCGGAAATTTAATTAAGAATAATAAGATAAGAAATGTAAAAAAATTTTATGCTGTAAAGTCTCAGGATGGACAAATTACCTGTGAACGGTATTTTGATGATAGGAAACAAGGGGATGGTATAGCGGCTAAAATTATTTCATATGTGGAGAAGGGCCTGGGGAAATATAGTGATAATGCTGTCTTATACAGAACAAATATGGAGGCGAGAGCCTTAATAGATTCTTTCATTAGGAATAAGATACCTTTTACTTTATTGGATAAGTCCTATAACTTTTTTAATCATTTTATTTGCAAAGATATGTTAAGTTACATAAACTTGAGCTTAGATACTGCCAGACGAGAAGACTTTAAAAGGATAATTAATAAACCCTTTAGGTATATTAGTAAGGTTAATTTGGATAAGCTTTCTAATTACAAGTTTAAAGAAGACTGCTTTGAGGTTATATGCAAAATACCTTCACTGCCGTATTTTCAATACAAGGAACTGATGAATTTAAGAAGGGATGTTTTGAAAATAAGTCAAATGGATATTGGATCAGTCACTGATTATATATATTTAAAACTCAACTATAAAAAGTACTTAGAGGAATATTGCATTAAATATAATATAAGTAAGAAGGATATGGAGGAGATTTTGGAGGAGTTTAATCAATCAATAAGCAGCTTTAATAGTCTTTCAGACTTTATCAGCCATATAAAGATAGTAGAGGAGGAAATTAAAAAAGACTCTGCCGGTGATGTGGATACGGTTCTTCTGAGTACTATCCATGGCGTAAAGGGCATGGAATTTAAGAATGTACATATTATTAACTGTGTGCAAGGAATTATTCCATATTATAGAGGTGACAGGCCAAATGATATGGAGGAAGAACGTAGGCTGTTCTATGTTGGAATAACCAGGGCTAAGGAAAATTTGTTTTTAAGCTTACCACTCTACATAAAGGGAAAGTCTAAAGAAGAATCTAATTTTATTTCTGAATGTGGTATAATTAATCGAATAGACTATACAAACCAATATCCCTTAGGTTCAAAAGTACAGCATAAGTCTTTTGGAACGGGAATAGTTGTAGAGATAACAGCTGATAAAATTGCTATAAAGTTTAAGGACAATATTACCAGGGACTTCGAAGTCCATAAGGTGATAAGTCATAATTTGTTGATTAAAATGGCATGA
- a CDS encoding aminoacyl-histidine dipeptidase: MKDVLKGLKPEKVFHYFEIISRIPRGSGNEKGISDYLVNFAKEKGLEAVQDSYNNVVIRKNGTKGYENSPIVVIQGHMDMVCEKNSSKVHDFEVDPIELIVEGDFVKANGTTLGADNGIAIAYGLALLDSEDIPHPPLEVVITTDEETGMSGAANLRPEDVKGRILINIDNEEEGQLLVSCAGGLRTKVALNIDWDYDVEGYKKYSLMVRGLKGGHSGMDIIKQRGNANKILGRVLTDIIGKVEFKLASFNGGAKDNAIPREADAVVLIKEEDVESLKKCVEHWRAVFKNEYRKADPELLLEFEAYEGAVTKAFSKDTRDKAAKLLYLIPNGIQTMSLDIEGLVQSSSNIGVVKTLEDKITYESAVRSSVKSLKHDIVNQTIAIGEALGAEVSTHSEYPEWQFDEDSRIRKVFQQVYKEMYGKEPEIVAIHAGVECGLFKEKFPDIDMISFGPNLYDVHTPDERMSISSVQRSWEYLLNVLKNLK; this comes from the coding sequence ATGAAAGATGTATTGAAGGGACTGAAGCCTGAAAAGGTATTTCATTATTTTGAGATAATTTCAAGAATACCAAGAGGCTCCGGTAATGAAAAGGGTATAAGTGATTATTTAGTGAACTTTGCAAAGGAGAAGGGCCTTGAGGCTGTTCAGGATTCATATAATAATGTGGTAATAAGAAAAAACGGAACAAAAGGATATGAAAACTCCCCAATTGTAGTAATCCAAGGCCATATGGATATGGTATGTGAGAAAAACAGTTCAAAGGTGCACGATTTTGAAGTGGACCCTATTGAATTAATAGTTGAAGGTGACTTTGTTAAAGCTAATGGAACAACCTTAGGAGCAGATAACGGTATAGCAATAGCCTACGGATTGGCACTGCTGGATTCCGAGGATATTCCTCATCCACCGCTGGAGGTAGTGATCACCACAGATGAGGAAACAGGCATGAGTGGAGCTGCTAATTTAAGACCTGAGGATGTAAAGGGAAGAATACTGATAAATATCGATAATGAAGAGGAAGGTCAACTACTTGTTAGCTGCGCTGGAGGCCTCAGAACAAAGGTTGCTTTAAATATAGACTGGGACTATGATGTTGAAGGCTACAAGAAATATAGTTTAATGGTTAGAGGGCTAAAGGGCGGACACTCTGGTATGGATATAATTAAACAAAGAGGTAATGCAAATAAAATTCTTGGTAGAGTACTGACCGATATTATAGGAAAAGTTGAATTTAAACTTGCCAGCTTCAATGGTGGTGCGAAAGATAATGCTATTCCAAGAGAAGCTGATGCCGTTGTTCTTATTAAGGAGGAAGATGTTGAATCCTTAAAAAAATGCGTAGAGCATTGGAGAGCCGTATTTAAAAATGAATATAGAAAAGCAGATCCTGAACTGCTGTTAGAATTTGAGGCTTATGAAGGAGCTGTTACAAAGGCCTTCAGCAAGGATACCAGAGATAAGGCTGCTAAACTATTATATTTGATTCCTAACGGCATTCAAACTATGAGTTTGGATATAGAAGGACTAGTTCAGAGTTCATCCAATATTGGGGTTGTAAAAACCCTTGAGGATAAAATTACCTATGAAAGTGCGGTAAGAAGTTCAGTAAAAAGCTTAAAACATGACATTGTAAACCAGACCATTGCCATTGGAGAGGCACTTGGTGCTGAAGTATCTACACATTCAGAATATCCTGAGTGGCAGTTTGATGAGGATTCTAGGATTAGAAAGGTATTTCAACAGGTTTATAAGGAGATGTACGGAAAGGAACCAGAAATTGTGGCTATTCATGCCGGAGTTGAATGTGGATTGTTTAAAGAAAAATTCCCGGATATAGATATGATATCCTTTGGACCGAACCTTTATGATGTTCATACACCGGATGAACGAATGAGTATTTCCTCTGTTCAAAGAAGTTGGGAATATCTGCTGAATGTTTTAAAGAACTTAAAATAA
- a CDS encoding glutamate-5-semialdehyde dehydrogenase codes for MDIREYVVEKAKSAKAASRKMNSIDTKTKDRALKAMAQALLDNIDNIIEANSLDMEKGKANGLSKSLLDRLLLNKARIEDMASGLVKVAGLQDPIGETIRMWKTPDNLTIAQVRVPMGVIGIIYEARPNVTVDAAGLCIKSGNTVILRGGSEAVNSNKTIVDIISKAGVEAGLPKGFLQYIENTDREAVKVLMRLNDYVDVLIPRGGAGLIKTVVENSTVPVIETGVGNCHVYIDESADFAMAKDIIINAKTQRPAVCNAMESLLVHSAIADKFLPYLQQAIKPYNVELRGCEKTAVILDDICKATEEDWGKEYLDLIMAVKVVSSLDEALDHIYKYGTKHSEAIVTKDYFNAQRFLNEVDAAAVYVNASTRFTDGGQFGFGGEIGISTQKLHARGPMGIKELTSTKYMVYGEGQIRK; via the coding sequence ATGGATATTAGAGAGTATGTAGTGGAAAAGGCTAAATCAGCAAAAGCAGCCTCCAGAAAAATGAACAGCATAGACACCAAAACTAAGGATAGGGCTTTAAAGGCTATGGCTCAAGCTTTACTGGATAATATAGACAACATAATTGAAGCCAATAGTTTGGATATGGAGAAGGGCAAGGCAAATGGGCTGTCAAAGTCATTATTGGACAGACTTCTTTTAAACAAAGCACGAATTGAAGATATGGCTTCAGGCTTAGTAAAGGTTGCAGGTCTGCAAGACCCAATTGGTGAGACCATTAGAATGTGGAAGACACCGGACAATCTTACTATTGCTCAAGTAAGAGTACCAATGGGAGTTATAGGAATTATATATGAAGCAAGGCCAAACGTTACTGTAGATGCCGCCGGGTTATGTATTAAATCAGGAAATACTGTAATATTAAGAGGTGGATCGGAGGCCGTTAATTCCAATAAAACCATAGTTGATATAATCAGCAAGGCCGGGGTGGAAGCTGGACTTCCGAAGGGCTTCCTTCAATATATAGAAAATACCGACAGAGAAGCAGTTAAGGTACTGATGAGACTTAACGATTATGTAGATGTGCTGATTCCAAGAGGTGGAGCGGGTCTTATAAAAACTGTTGTGGAAAATTCTACAGTGCCTGTAATAGAAACCGGTGTTGGCAATTGTCATGTTTATATCGATGAAAGTGCGGATTTTGCTATGGCAAAAGACATTATCATAAATGCAAAGACACAAAGACCTGCGGTATGTAATGCCATGGAGTCTTTACTGGTACATTCCGCTATAGCTGATAAGTTTCTTCCATATCTACAGCAAGCAATCAAACCCTATAATGTTGAACTAAGAGGTTGCGAGAAAACTGCAGTTATTCTTGATGATATATGTAAAGCTACAGAAGAAGACTGGGGTAAGGAATACTTAGACCTAATTATGGCAGTAAAGGTAGTATCCTCACTGGATGAAGCTTTAGATCATATCTATAAATATGGTACTAAGCATTCAGAGGCTATTGTTACAAAAGACTACTTCAATGCTCAAAGGTTCTTAAATGAAGTAGATGCCGCTGCAGTTTATGTAAATGCCTCTACAAGATTTACCGATGGTGGACAATTCGGTTTCGGAGGAGAAATCGGAATAAGCACTCAAAAGCTGCATGCCAGAGGACCAATGGGAATAAAGGAACTGACCAGCACAAAGTACATGGTTTATGGAGAAGGACAGATAAGAAAGTAA
- a CDS encoding energy-coupling factor transporter transmembrane component T family protein, whose product MEQLQVKKPIYPLLSLFISMFIFFFGLFLAKDISLIYFLFALTIIYIVFGFGKVLMKAVPMFFAIGSIVGTLSALTSGNVIGGFQTLGRVILLAYSSVIMVSMSPIFLTRNLVQLGFPRVITLGMLATIRFVPMLLSEAKQICEAMKTRGVSLSIRKPFIVYRAFIIPFLMRMISMSDIMTVSVETRGFALNDKSKVVYKRVDFTLKDGLFATLILLTMVGVLVL is encoded by the coding sequence ATGGAACAGCTACAGGTAAAGAAACCCATTTATCCTTTACTTAGTTTATTTATATCTATGTTCATCTTTTTCTTTGGTTTATTCTTGGCCAAAGATATTTCTTTGATTTATTTTCTTTTTGCCCTAACTATTATTTATATTGTATTTGGATTTGGTAAGGTATTGATGAAGGCGGTGCCAATGTTTTTTGCTATTGGATCCATCGTTGGGACTCTTAGTGCCTTGACCAGTGGAAATGTGATAGGTGGATTTCAAACCTTAGGACGAGTTATCTTATTAGCATATTCCTCAGTTATCATGGTATCTATGTCCCCTATTTTTCTTACCCGTAATCTTGTACAATTAGGTTTTCCCCGTGTAATAACCTTAGGGATGCTAGCTACCATTCGTTTTGTTCCAATGCTGTTATCTGAGGCAAAACAGATTTGTGAAGCAATGAAAACTAGAGGGGTAAGCCTGAGTATTCGGAAACCATTCATTGTTTACCGGGCATTTATTATACCATTCCTTATGAGAATGATAAGTATGTCCGATATTATGACAGTATCAGTAGAAACAAGAGGTTTCGCCCTAAATGATAAATCTAAAGTTGTTTATAAAAGAGTAGATTTTACATTAAAAGATGGCTTATTTGCAACTTTAATTCTTTTAACAATGGTGGGGGTATTAGTGCTATGA
- a CDS encoding nicotinate phosphoribosyltransferase → MKDKLFNVKNERNLTMLVDFYELTMGNGYLRNGVGDKTAYFDMFFRRVPDGGGYCIMAGVQQLIEYLSNLNFTEEDIDYLRSKNMFSEEFLEYLKNFEFTCDVWAIPEGNPVFPNEPLITVKGPAIQAQFIETMILLTINHQTLIATKANRICRAAQGKPVMEFGSRRAQGYDGAIYGARAAIIGGCSSTACTIADEMFGIPAVGTMAHSWVQLFPTEYEAFKAWAETYPDNCTLLVDTYNVLKSGIPNAIRVFDEILKPKGVRPKGIRIDSGDITYLTNKSRKMLDDAGYEDVNIIISNSLDEHIIRDVQNQGAKVDGFGVGERLITAKSEPVFGGVYKLVAIEEDGTLVPKIKISENEEKITNPGFKKIYRIFDKTTDKAIADLLTLNDEVIDESKPLVIFDPVYTWKKKKLKNYYVKALQVQIFDKGKPIYNSPDVLSIREFAKAETEKLWPEVLRFENPHTYYVDLSQKLWDLKHSLLLELSDQYDE, encoded by the coding sequence ATGAAAGATAAACTCTTTAATGTAAAAAACGAGAGAAATCTCACTATGCTAGTTGATTTTTATGAACTTACTATGGGCAACGGCTATCTCAGAAATGGAGTCGGAGACAAGACTGCCTATTTTGATATGTTCTTTAGAAGAGTTCCTGACGGAGGCGGTTATTGCATAATGGCCGGTGTTCAGCAGCTTATTGAATATTTGTCAAATCTCAATTTCACAGAAGAGGATATTGATTATTTAAGATCAAAAAATATGTTCAGTGAGGAATTTTTAGAGTATCTAAAGAACTTTGAGTTCACTTGTGACGTTTGGGCCATACCGGAAGGAAATCCTGTTTTCCCTAATGAACCTTTAATTACTGTAAAAGGGCCTGCTATTCAAGCACAGTTTATTGAGACAATGATCCTGCTCACAATTAATCATCAAACCCTTATTGCTACAAAGGCCAACAGAATTTGTAGGGCAGCACAGGGTAAACCAGTTATGGAGTTTGGATCCAGAAGAGCCCAAGGGTATGATGGCGCTATTTACGGAGCTAGGGCTGCTATAATAGGCGGCTGTTCTTCTACAGCCTGCACTATAGCCGATGAGATGTTTGGTATACCTGCCGTTGGTACTATGGCCCACAGCTGGGTACAATTATTTCCAACAGAGTACGAAGCTTTTAAGGCCTGGGCAGAGACCTATCCCGATAATTGTACTCTTTTAGTGGATACCTACAACGTATTAAAATCAGGAATCCCAAATGCTATCAGGGTCTTTGACGAAATACTTAAACCAAAGGGAGTAAGGCCTAAGGGAATAAGAATTGACAGTGGAGACATAACTTACTTAACTAATAAGTCAAGAAAAATGCTGGACGATGCAGGTTATGAAGATGTAAATATAATAATCTCCAACTCCTTAGATGAGCATATTATTAGAGATGTTCAGAATCAAGGTGCTAAGGTAGATGGTTTTGGTGTAGGAGAAAGGCTTATCACCGCCAAGTCTGAACCGGTGTTTGGCGGAGTATATAAACTGGTGGCCATAGAAGAAGATGGTACATTAGTGCCAAAGATTAAAATAAGCGAAAATGAAGAAAAAATAACAAATCCGGGCTTCAAGAAAATATATAGAATATTTGATAAGACTACTGATAAGGCTATTGCCGACTTACTTACCCTAAACGACGAGGTTATTGATGAATCAAAACCGCTTGTAATATTTGATCCGGTATATACTTGGAAAAAGAAAAAACTTAAGAACTATTATGTAAAAGCTCTTCAGGTACAAATTTTTGATAAAGGTAAACCTATCTATAACAGCCCTGATGTTCTATCAATCCGCGAATTTGCCAAGGCTGAGACCGAAAAACTTTGGCCTGAGGTTTTGAGATTCGAAAACCCTCATACATATTATGTTGACCTATCTCAAAAGCTATGGGACCTAAAACATAGCCTGCTATTGGAGCTGTCAGATCAATACGACGAGTAA
- a CDS encoding MptD family putative ECF transporter S component, producing MKLEKFTVKDIIFVAVMAAAVSICGMFTMPLVMNIDLFGLRNMASAIIYALFCMITIMKVKKPGALSLLGLLCGFVVLMMAPVMFWSIFLAALLSDIITFIFFRGFHSDKAKVFAATLFIPMSLPFTLIFSMLLNGKSFGEVVEKSALSIVFCFGTVVLSYAGAKIGQKIGKELQKAGKLS from the coding sequence GTGAAATTAGAAAAATTTACAGTAAAAGATATAATATTTGTTGCGGTGATGGCAGCAGCGGTTAGTATATGTGGGATGTTTACCATGCCCTTAGTAATGAATATTGATTTGTTTGGATTGCGTAATATGGCATCTGCAATTATTTATGCCTTGTTCTGTATGATAACCATTATGAAGGTTAAAAAACCGGGGGCATTATCATTGCTTGGGCTTTTGTGTGGATTCGTTGTATTAATGATGGCCCCAGTTATGTTCTGGAGTATTTTTTTGGCTGCTTTGCTTAGTGACATAATCACCTTTATTTTCTTTCGTGGTTTTCATTCAGATAAGGCAAAGGTTTTTGCTGCAACCTTATTTATACCAATGTCTCTACCTTTCACTTTGATATTTTCCATGTTACTTAACGGTAAAAGCTTTGGTGAAGTGGTTGAAAAGTCCGCTTTATCCATCGTATTTTGTTTCGGTACTGTTGTATTAAGTTATGCTGGTGCAAAGATAGGTCAAAAAATAGGTAAGGAATTACAGAAGGCAGGGAAGTTGTCATAA
- a CDS encoding NADH peroxidase codes for MKKFVCSVCGYVYEGETAPESCPLCKAPAEKFIAQDADKLSWADEHVVGVAVGVDEEVIQGLRENFMGECTEVGMYLAMSRQADREGYPEIAEAYKRIAFEEAEHAAKFAELLGEVVAADTKKNLQMRVDAEHGACQGKKDLATLAKKLNLDAIHDTVHEMCKDEARHGRAFQGLLERYFGK; via the coding sequence ATGAAAAAATTTGTTTGTTCAGTATGCGGTTATGTATATGAGGGAGAAACAGCACCAGAAAGCTGTCCACTATGTAAAGCTCCAGCTGAGAAGTTTATTGCTCAAGATGCAGACAAGCTATCCTGGGCCGATGAACATGTTGTAGGTGTTGCAGTAGGTGTTGATGAAGAAGTTATTCAAGGTTTAAGAGAAAACTTCATGGGAGAATGTACTGAAGTTGGTATGTACCTTGCTATGAGTAGACAAGCTGACAGAGAAGGATACCCTGAAATAGCAGAAGCTTACAAAAGAATCGCTTTTGAAGAAGCTGAACATGCAGCTAAATTCGCTGAATTGTTAGGTGAAGTAGTTGCTGCAGATACTAAGAAGAATTTACAGATGAGAGTAGATGCAGAACATGGAGCTTGCCAAGGAAAGAAAGATCTTGCTACACTTGCAAAGAAATTAAACCTAGATGCTATCCATGATACAGTACATGAAATGTGCAAGGATGAAGCAAGACATGGTAGAGCATTCCAAGGTTTACTTGAAAGATACTTTGGTAAATAA
- a CDS encoding ABC transporter ATP-binding protein has protein sequence MRKNAISIKNYSFRYPNTETWVLDNLNFTLDYGEFILLSGFSGEGKSTLLNSINGIIPNIVPGEQKGEILVNGENIVGKKASDISVNIGSVLQNPDSQIINSKVEDEIAFGCENLNMEVEEIAKAIELSCRYMNLDKNWYTRNLSGGQKQRLMTAAILAMQQKILIFDEPLANLDLEGAHIFLRILKDFKEQGYGIVIIEHRLDIVIPYVDKVAWMNDGKVLFYKDKSEALEKARKEIVFNIPKKFEYTEPCFDAKQLNYHIAGRHILKNMNFTIQKGERIVIVGENGCGKTTLLRLLSKIIQPTSGELNQYIEKELKKWKKISNTWFKKLGYVYQNPSYQLFMPSVIDEINLCSKSERISLELLEQFRLANLKDRHPQSLSEGQKRRLTVACILAMEPEVILLDEPTVGQDYEGLKNMIEILNTHHEKNKNTMITITHDFRCAKALADRIMWMKHGELVKMGGPELVQEYFQANLEQELIGVI, from the coding sequence ATGAGAAAAAATGCAATTTCTATAAAAAACTATTCCTTTCGATATCCTAATACTGAAACTTGGGTGTTAGATAATTTAAACTTTACTTTAGACTATGGTGAATTTATTCTATTATCCGGATTCTCCGGTGAGGGGAAATCAACATTATTAAATAGTATCAACGGTATTATACCTAATATTGTACCTGGTGAGCAGAAGGGAGAAATACTGGTTAACGGTGAAAATATTGTAGGGAAGAAAGCCAGTGATATTTCCGTTAACATTGGTAGTGTCTTACAAAATCCGGATAGCCAGATTATCAATAGTAAAGTAGAAGATGAGATAGCCTTTGGTTGTGAGAATCTAAACATGGAAGTTGAAGAAATTGCAAAAGCCATTGAACTTTCCTGCAGATATATGAATTTGGACAAGAATTGGTATACTAGGAACCTATCTGGAGGGCAGAAGCAAAGACTAATGACAGCTGCAATCTTAGCAATGCAGCAGAAAATTTTAATCTTCGATGAACCTTTGGCCAACTTAGACTTAGAAGGGGCCCATATATTTCTAAGAATACTGAAAGATTTTAAAGAGCAAGGGTATGGGATCGTAATCATCGAACACCGATTGGATATAGTAATACCATATGTGGATAAAGTAGCATGGATGAATGACGGCAAAGTCTTATTCTATAAGGATAAATCTGAGGCACTGGAAAAAGCAAGGAAGGAAATTGTTTTTAATATTCCTAAGAAATTTGAGTATACAGAACCCTGTTTCGATGCAAAGCAGTTAAATTATCATATTGCAGGAAGACATATATTGAAAAATATGAATTTCACCATACAAAAAGGTGAGAGAATCGTTATTGTTGGTGAAAATGGTTGTGGTAAAACAACACTATTAAGATTATTATCTAAAATTATACAGCCTACCAGTGGAGAGCTAAACCAGTATATAGAAAAAGAGCTGAAGAAATGGAAAAAAATTAGTAATACATGGTTCAAAAAGCTTGGTTATGTATATCAAAACCCAAGTTATCAGCTGTTCATGCCTTCGGTTATAGATGAGATTAATCTTTGTTCCAAAAGCGAAAGGATTAGCCTTGAGTTGTTAGAACAGTTTCGATTGGCGAATTTAAAAGATCGACATCCTCAATCTCTTTCCGAAGGACAGAAGAGAAGATTGACAGTGGCATGCATACTAGCCATGGAGCCTGAAGTAATTCTGCTTGATGAGCCAACAGTTGGACAAGACTATGAAGGGTTAAAGAATATGATTGAAATCCTCAACACTCATCATGAGAAGAACAAGAATACCATGATTACAATTACTCATGATTTCCGATGTGCCAAAGCTTTAGCAGATCGTATTATGTGGATGAAGCATGGTGAGTTAGTCAAAATGGGAGGCCCTGAGCTAGTTCAAGAATATTTTCAAGCCAATCTAGAACAGGAATTAATAGGTGTGATATAG